A part of Aegilops tauschii subsp. strangulata cultivar AL8/78 chromosome 2, Aet v6.0, whole genome shotgun sequence genomic DNA contains:
- the LOC109763347 gene encoding 4-hydroxy-7-methoxy-3-oxo-3,4-dihydro-2H-1,4-benzoxazin-2-yl glucoside beta-D-glucosidase 1c, chloroplastic translates to MALLAAATLNPTTHLSIRSRAGHNSENLWLRSAASSQKSKGRFCNLTVRAGTPSKPAEPIGPVFTKLKPWQIPKRDWFDKDFLFGASTSAYQIEGAWNEDGKGPSTWDHFCHTYPERISDRTNGDVAANSYHLYEEDVKALKDMGMKVYRFSISWSRILPNGTGKPNQKGIDYYNNLINSLIHHGIVPYVTIWHWDTPQALEDKYGGFLNRQIVNDYKHFAKVCFESFGDRVKNWFTFNEPHTYCCFSYGEGIHAPGRCSPGMDCAVPEGDSLREPYTAGHHILLAHAEAVELFKAHYNKHGDSKIGMAFDVMGYEPYQDSFLDDQARERSIDYNLGWFLEPVVRGDYPFSMRSLIGDRLPMFTKEEQEKLASSCDIMGLNYYTSRFSKHVDISSDFTPKLNTDDAYASSETKGSDGNDIGPITGTYWIYMYPKGLTDLLLIMKEKYGNPPIFITENGIADVDSDPTMTDPLDDWKRLDYLQRHISAVKDAIDQGADVRGHFTWGLIDNFEWSLGYSSRFGLVYIDKKDGNKRKLKKSAKWFAKFNSVPKALLKTTNTNNKPAVTASVSL, encoded by the exons ATGGCTCTACTTGCTGCCGCTACCCTGAATCCCACCACCCACCTTAGCATTAGAAGCCGTGCAGGACACAACAGTGAGAACCTATGGCTCCGGTCTGCTGCTTCATCACAGAAGAGCAAGGGAAGGTTCTGTAACCTCACCGTCAGGGCAGGCACGCCGTCAAAGCCAGCAGAGCCCATTGGGCCTGTGTTCACTAAGCTCAAGCCCTGGCAAATCCCTAAAAGGGACTGGTTCGACAAGGACTTCCTCTTTGGTGCCTCCACTTCAGCGTACCAG ATTGAAGGTGCTTGGAATGAAGATGGCAAGGGGCCAAGCACTTGGGACCACTTCTGCCACACATATCCTG AGCGCATATCCGACAGGACCAATGGGGACGTTGCAGCAAACTCCTACCATCTGTATGAA GAGGACGTCAAAGCGCTGAAGGACATGGGCATGAAAGTGTATAGGTTCTCCATCTCTTGGTCAAGAATACTGCCAA ATGGGACGGGAAAGCCAAACCAGAAAGGCATTGACTACTACAACAACCTCATCAACTCGTTGATACATCATG GCATAGTGCCATATGTTACAATTTGGCACTGGGACACCCCTCAAGCACTGGAAGACAAGTACGGCGGTTTCTTAAATCGGCAGATTGT AAATGATTACAAACACTTTGCCAAGGTGTGCTTTGAGAGCTTCGGCGACAGGGTGAAGAACTGGTTCACCTTTAACGAGCCACATACATATTGTTGCTTCTCCTATGGAGAGGGGATTCATGCTCCTGGGAGGTGCTCGCCGGGGATGGATTGTGCCGTCCCAGAAGGAGACTCGCTCAGAGAGCCATACACTGCTGGTCACCACATCCTCCTAGCTCATGCTGAGGCTGTTGAGCTGTTCAAAGCGCATTACAACAAG CATGGGGATTCCAAAATAGGGATGGCCTTTGACGTAATGGGTTACGAGCCATACCAAGACTCCTTCCTCGACGATCAGGCCCGGGAAAGATCCATCGACTACAACCTCGGATGGTTCCTGGAGCCAGTGGTTCGGGGTGACTACCCCTTCTCCATGAGATCACTGATCGGAGATCGTCTACCCATGTTCACTAAGGAGGAGCAAGAGAAGCTAGCGTCCTCATGTGACATCATGGGGCTCAACTATTACACCTCCAGATTCTCCAAGCATGTTGACATTTCGTCAGACTTTACGCCAAAGCTGAACACCGACGACGCTTACGCCAGTTCAGAAA CTAAAGGGAGTGACGGGAATGACATCGGTCCTATT ACTGGGACTTATTGGATTTACATGTACCCAAAAGGCCTAACAGACCTCCTTCTGATCATGAAGGAGAAATACGGAAACCCACCCATCTTCATCACTGAGAACG gAATCGCTGATGTGGACAGCGACCCAACCATGACAGATCCTTTGGATGACTGGAAGAGGCTAGACTACCTCCAGCGCCACATCTCAGCCGTCAAGGACGCAATAGA CCAGGGCGCGGACGTGCGGGGCCACTTCACGTGGGGTCTGATCGACAACTTCGAATGGAGCCTCGGCTACAGCTCACGGTTCGGCCTCGTCTACATCGAcaagaaggacggcaacaagcgcAAGCTCAAGAAGTCGGCCAAGTGGTTCGCCAAGTTCAACTCCGTCCCAAAAGCCTTGCTTAAGACCACCAATACCAATAACAAGCCAGCCGTGACTGCTTCCGTTTCCCTATGA